Genomic segment of Fusobacterium simiae:
ATGAGAGAAGAAGAAGTTTTAAGTGAATTAAAAAATATGCTTAATCAATTAAGTGATAGAAATATTTATTCTAAATTAAATAAAATTTCTAAAAATGAAATTTCAACTTATACAACTATTCCATTTGAAGTAACTCATGCTTTAACTGATAAAAAGAATATAGCAAGAGGTGGATTTATTTCTAATAGAACAGTCCAAGATAATTTTAAAGGTAATATCTATACTGCTTATGGACTTTATGAAACAACAGCTAATTCAAATACTAAATATGGAATTTTATTTGGAGGAGCTAATACAAAACATAATGAAGTATATCAAAGAAGTCTTACAACTGTTGCAACTGAATCTGAAATAAAAGGTGTATCTGCTTATGTTGGAGGATATTTTAATAAACCTGTTGTAAATAATTTAAATTGGATTACTGGTATCGGTACTCAATATGGAAGATATAAGGTTAAAAGAGAAATGAGAAATAATTATCAAGATTTACATTCCAAAGGTAAAGTAAATACAACTTCATTGAATACATACAGTGGACTTATTATGAACTATCCTATTCAAGAAGATGTATATGTTCAGTTGAAAGCTCTTTTAGCATATACTATGATAAAACAAGATAAAATCAAAGAAAGTGGAGAATTACCTCTTAATATAAACGCTAAAACTTATCATTACGTTGATGGTGAAGCAGGAATTAGCTTTAATAAAATTTTCTATGGAGAAGATTTAAGAAGTAGTATCTCAGCAGGTGCTTATGGAATTTTAGGTATATCTGGATATAGAAATAGTGATTTAGAAGGAAAAATTGATGGAAGTTCATCTTCATTTGGTATTAAAGGAGATAGAATTAAAAAAGATGCTGTAAAAATTCATCTAGATTACAATGTTCAAACAGATGCTGGATATACTTATGGACTTGAAGGAACTTATATAACAAACTCTAAAGAAAATAATGTAAAAATTGGTATTAAAGGTGGATATACATTCTAAAAACTAATTTTTAAAAATATAAGATAGGGGCTGTTGCAAATGCAATAACCCCTATTTTTTGTATACAATGCTTCTATATGCAACCTTAAAAATTTCTGAAAATTTTACTTCATACTTTTTCATATCAGATTCCCAACATTTTCCAAACTTCATCATTTGAATATGATACAGAATTTTTTTCATATTCTTCAATAGCTTTATTTAGCTCATTTAAATCAAATTCATTTTCAATTTTTTCTAGAATAGCTTCTTTTACGACCTGGGTTATAGTCTTATTATTAAATTTAGCATAAGTATCTATTATTCTTTTTTCTTCTTCATTTAATCTAATTGATAATGCTGACATTCTAATCATCTCCTTATAATGTATTTCTCTTGTAATACAATTATATCATAGAAATTTTTTATCACAATAAAAAGGATTAATTTCTATTTCTCACAGAAATCAATCCTTTTAAATTAAATTTTTTTATTTTTAACTATTTTACATTTTTAAGAATAAGGGCTGTTCCCATTCCTCCACCTATACATAGAGAAGCTAGACCATATTCTACTCCTCTTTTCTTCATTTCATGAATTAATGTAACAGTTATTCTATTTCCAGAAGCTCCAACTGGGTGTCCTAAAGCTATTGCTCCACCATTCACATTTGTTCTTTCTTTAATCCATTCAGGAGTTACACCATGTTCTTTACAAAGTTCTTTAATAACACCTAAAGATTGAGCAGCAAAAGCTTCATTTAACTCAATTAATTCCATATCTTTTAATTTTAAATCTGTTTTATTAAATGCTTTTCTTATTGCTGGAACTGGCCCCATACCCATTATCAAAGGATCTACTCCACCAGTACCTGTTGCAATTACTTCAACTAATGGTTTTAAATTATATTTCTTTACAGCTTCTTCAGATGCAAGCATTACAAATGATGCTCCATCATTAAGTCCAGAAGCATTTCCTGCAGTAACTGATCCATCTTTTTTGAAAGCTGGTTTCAACTTAGCTAATTTTTCTGCATCTGTTTTTCTATTTGGGTATTCATCTGTATCAAATATGATATCACCTTTTTTATTAGGAATAACAACTGGAACTATTTCATCTTTAAATCTTCCAGAATCAATAGCTGCAATAGCTTTCTTTTGAGATTCTAATGCAAAAACATCTTGTTCTTCTCTTGTTATTCCATATTTTTCTGCTATATTTTCAGCAGTAATTCCCATATGTATATTATGATAAGCATCTGTTAAAGCATCTAATATCATGTGATCTTTCATAGTAAGGTCAGCCATTTTATGTCCACCTCTTATTGCACCAGGTAAAATGAAACCTGCACCAGACATAGATTCTGTTCCTCCAGCTATTACTAAATCTGATTCTCCTGCTTTAATATTAGAGAAAGCTGTTATAATTGATTTCATTCCACTTCCACAAATTATATTTACAGAATATGCTGGAACTTCATAAGGTATTCCTGCTCTTATAGAAACTTGTCTTCCAACTCCTTGAGCTTGCCCTGCACTTAAAACATTCCCCACTATAACTTCATCAATATTTGCAGGATCTATTTTTGTTTCTTCAAGAATATTTTTTACTATTTGAGCTCCTAAATCTCCTGGTTTTAAAGGTGCTAAACTACCTAAAAAACTTCCAATAGCTGATCTTTTTGCTGCAACTACATAAACTTTACTCATTTCTATTCCTCCTTAAAAATTCATAACATTATAATAAAATAAATTGTACATTTAAATAAAAATTAAAGCATTAATCCTCCAGATACTGAAATTACTTCTCCTGTTATAAATGAAGATTCATCACTTGCTAAAAATAAAATAGTATTTGCTATATCTTCAACTTGTCCAAGTCTTCCAAGAGGAGTTGCATCTAGCATTCCTTTTATTGTATCTTCTGACAATACATCTGTCATAGGTGTTTGAATAAATCCAGGAGCAACACAATTAGCTCTTACATTTCTTCCACCAAATTCTTTTGCCCAAGTTTTAGACATTGCTACTACCCCACCCTTAGTTGCTGCATAGTTTGTCTGTCCTGCATTTCCATGCAATCCAACAACTGATGATAAAGTGATAATAGAACCTTTTCTAGCTTTTAACATTGATCTTGACACAGCTTGAGTCATATTAAAAACTCCTTTTAAGTTTACATTTACAACTGCATCCCATTGATCTTCTGTCATTCTCATTAATAAGCTATCTTTTGTAATTCCTGCATTATTTACAAGAATATCTATTTTTCCGTATTCTTTTTCAACATCATTTACAAATACTTTTATAGCTTCTCTATCTGTAACATTTAAAATTTTATGAACTACATTATTTTGCTCATAAGAAGTTTCTCCCATATCACAAGAAATTACCATTTTTGCTCCATGTGCTGCAAGTTTTTCAACAATAGCCCTTCCTATTCCTCTAGCACTTCCAGTAACAACAGCAACTTTTCCTTCTAGTCTATTCATCAATTCCTCCATTCAATATTTGTTTTACTTTGGGAAAACATTTCCCCCTTTTAAAAGTATATTACATATGTTATATGATGTCAAGAATTTCAATTTATTTGTTTATTCATATAATTTATTCTTAAAAATTTTAAAATTTACTTCAATAATTATCAAAATTTGTACAATTTTCTTATATTTTATTATATAATATTTACAGAAATTTTAAAAGAAAATATTTTTTATTTTTTAAAAAATTTTTTGATGTCAAAAAATGTCATTATTGAAAATAATAATATAAATACTTTAAAAGGTTTTAAAAGTTAAATAATACTTGATATTCTGATAAAAAAATAATACAATATATTGTATATTTTTAAATTAACTTAATGGAGGAAGTTTTATGGCAAAAGTTATAATGTTAGAAAAAAACGGAGTACAAAAACAAGGATTTGTAGGTTTTAGTTGGACAATGTTTTTCTTTGGATTTTTCGTTCCATTATTTAGAGGAGATTTTAAATGGTTTATAATTACATTAATATTAATGTTACTTAGTTTTGGACTAGCACAGTTTATTGTATGTTTTCTTTATAATAAATTCTATACAGTTGGTTTATTAGAAGATGGTTATAGACCAGCTGATGATTTTTCTGAAAATCTTTTAAGAATGAAAGGAATTATTATATAGATGATTTTTTTATCATAATGAAATGTTTATTATAAATTAAATAATTGTTAAAAAAAAAGGGTTGTTACAAATCAATATAAATTTGCAACAACTTCTTTTAATTTTAAAATATTTACTAATAACTAAAAATTTAATAATATTTAGCATAAAATCATTTTTTTATGTTATAATTATAAAATGTAAAATATTAGTTGTTAGGAGGCTTTTATATGAATACTTCTTTTTATGTTTCATTGGATAAAAACGCTTTATACCACAATATTGAATATTTAAGAGAATATAAACAAAAGGAATTATTACCAGTTATAAAAGCTAATGCTTACGGACATAATTCTCTTTTGATTGCAAAAGCTCTTTATGATTTCAATTTAAAAACTTGGGCTGTGGCTAGATTTTCTGAAGCTATAAATATAGCTGAGTATTTGGAAAATTTTTCAATTAATGATTTTAAAATTTTAGTTTTTGAATCACTAGATGACGATTATTCAATTCTTGAAAAATATCCTGAAATTTGCCCAACTATCAATAGTATTAAAGATTTAAAAAATGCTTTAGCTAATAATATATCAATAGATAGGTTATCATTAAAAATTGATTTTGGTTTTGGTAGAAATGGTATAAAATCAGAAGAAGTTGATGAATTAAAAAATCTTATCAAATTTAATAGCTTAAAATTTTTAAGTATTTTTTCACATCTATTTTCTGCCTCATATACTGATGGTTTAGAAGTTATCAGAAAATTTACAGAAGTTGTTAATAAGCTAGGAAGAGATAATTTTGAAATGGTACATCTTCAAAATGCAGCAGGAATTTATAACTACGATGTTGAAATTACAACACATATAAGAACAGGAATGTTGACTTATGGATTACAAGAAGCAGGTTTTTACGATCATGATTTAAAACCAGTTTTTACTGGACTTATTGGTTATGTAGATTCTGTTAGATATGTTAGTGAATTAGATTATGTTGCCTATGAAGATTTATCTTCTATAAGTCCTAAAACTAAAAAAATTGCAAAAATTAAAATTGGATATGGTGATGGTTTTTTAAAAGTTAATAATAAAACTACCTGTCTTATAAAAAAGAAAGAGTATGTTATTTCACAAGTTACTATGGATAATACCTTTATTGAAGTTGATGATAGAGTCAATGTTGGAGATAAAGTACATTTATATCATAGACCTAATGAAATGAAACTTAGAACAGGAGTAAGTATGTTAGAATTTTTAATAGCTATATCACCACTTAGAGTAAAAAGAATTTTTAAAGGAGAAGATAATTAATAAATGATATTACTTTTTTTGAAATCAATAATTATTGGTGTTGCTAATATAATTCCTGGAGTTTCTGGAGGAACATTAGCTGTTATGCTAAATGTATATGATCCCATTACTGAAAAGATTGGAAATTTCTTTTTAGTTGACAGAAAAACTAAACTTTCTTATTTTTTCTATCTACTTGTAGTTTTAATTGGGGCAGGAACGGGAATTTTTCTTTTTGCAAATATTATAAGATATTCTATAACTAACTATCCTAAAATTACAGTAACAGTATTTACTTTACTTATACTACCATCTATTCCTTTTATAGTAAAAGGCTTGGACTATAAAAAAAAGAAAAATATATTAGCTTTCTGCTATGGAGCAATAATTATGATAGTCTTTATCCTTTTAGGTCTAAAATTTGGAAATAAAACTGCTGGTGTAGTTACTATTCAATTAGGAAAAGGAGTAGGTTTTGCAACTTCATATTTAATTAAATTATTTTTATGTGGAGTTGTGGCAGCAGGAGCTATGATTATACCAGGTATCTCTGGTTCATTATTACTTATGATGTTAGGAGAATACTATAATGTAGTATATTTAATTTCTTCTCTAGGTTCATCTTTAAGAGAAAAATCTTTTGCTATTTTTACACCTTTAGTGGTATTGGCATTAGGTATAGGAGTGGGATTAGTAGCTTTCTCAAAAGCAATAAACTATTTACTTAGAAATCATAGAGAGTTTACTTTATTCTTTATAGAAGGAATTATAACTTTTTCTATAATTCAAATGTGGTTAAGTATTTAAAATATTAGTTAAGGAGTTTTTTTAAATGAATCCAATATTTTTAAAAATAGGTCCTATCGAACTGCATTACTATGGACTTATGTATGCAATAGCGTTTTTTGTTGGTATTACTCTTGGAAAGAAAATTGCAAAGGAGAGAAATTTTGATGTCAATTTAGTTGAGAACTACTCTTTTATTGCAATTATTTCAGGGCTGATAGGTGGAAGACTTTATTATATTTTATTCAATCTTCCTTATTATTTACAAAATCCTCTTGAAATTCCAGCAGTTTGGCATGGTGGATTGGCAATACATGGAGGTATATTAGGAGGAATTGTTGGTACACTTATCTATGCAAAAATCAAAAAAATAAATCCTTTAATTTTAGGAGATTTTGCAGCAGGTCCATTTATTTTAGGACAAGCTATTGGTAGAATAGGAAATTTTATGAACGGAGAGATACATGGAGTCCCAACTTTCACACCATTTTCTGTTATATTTAATTTAAAACCTAAATTCTATGAATGGTATTCTCATTACCAATCATTATCTGTGTCAGATAAAGCAAATTATCCTGAGCTCGTTCCTTGGGGAATTATATTTCCTACCTCGTCTCCTGCTGGAAGTGAGTTTCCTAACTTAGCATTACATCCTGCTATGTTATATGAAATGATTTTAAATCTTATCGGTTTTTTTATAATTTGGTTTATTTTAAGAAAGAAAAAAAATAAAGCACCAGGATACCTATGGTGGTGGTATATAATAATTTACTCTATAAACAGAATTATAGTAAGTTTCTTTAGAGTTGAAGATTTGATGTTCTTTAATTTTAGAGCTCCTCATGTAATAAGTGTTATTTTAATTGCTGTCTCAATTTTCTTCTTAAAGAAAGATAATAAAAAAATATTTTAAAAAATAGTTCATTGTTAGATAATTTTTTAACAATGAACTATTTTATTAATTATATTATTTTAGCTATAAAACTCTTTATTTAGGAATTTTATAAATTTCTATTTCTTCTCCCAAAAATTTTTCTGCAGTTGGTTTAAATTTGTCTAGCTCTCCTGTAGTAAAAAATACTGGTTTCTTTTTTATTTTATTATCATTAAGAATATTTAAATTTTCTAATAATCTTTTTAATTCAAATGATATCCCA
This window contains:
- the relB gene encoding type II toxin-antitoxin system RelB family antitoxin — encoded protein: MSALSIRLNEEEKRIIDTYAKFNNKTITQVVKEAILEKIENEFDLNELNKAIEEYEKNSVSYSNDEVWKMLGI
- a CDS encoding acetyl-CoA C-acetyltransferase, with the translated sequence MSKVYVVAAKRSAIGSFLGSLAPLKPGDLGAQIVKNILEETKIDPANIDEVIVGNVLSAGQAQGVGRQVSIRAGIPYEVPAYSVNIICGSGMKSIITAFSNIKAGESDLVIAGGTESMSGAGFILPGAIRGGHKMADLTMKDHMILDALTDAYHNIHMGITAENIAEKYGITREEQDVFALESQKKAIAAIDSGRFKDEIVPVVIPNKKGDIIFDTDEYPNRKTDAEKLAKLKPAFKKDGSVTAGNASGLNDGASFVMLASEEAVKKYNLKPLVEVIATGTGGVDPLIMGMGPVPAIRKAFNKTDLKLKDMELIELNEAFAAQSLGVIKELCKEHGVTPEWIKERTNVNGGAIALGHPVGASGNRITVTLIHEMKKRGVEYGLASLCIGGGMGTALILKNVK
- the fabG gene encoding 3-oxoacyl-[acyl-carrier-protein] reductase, whose protein sequence is MNRLEGKVAVVTGSARGIGRAIVEKLAAHGAKMVISCDMGETSYEQNNVVHKILNVTDREAIKVFVNDVEKEYGKIDILVNNAGITKDSLLMRMTEDQWDAVVNVNLKGVFNMTQAVSRSMLKARKGSIITLSSVVGLHGNAGQTNYAATKGGVVAMSKTWAKEFGGRNVRANCVAPGFIQTPMTDVLSEDTIKGMLDATPLGRLGQVEDIANTILFLASDESSFITGEVISVSGGLML
- a CDS encoding alanine racemase, whose translation is MNTSFYVSLDKNALYHNIEYLREYKQKELLPVIKANAYGHNSLLIAKALYDFNLKTWAVARFSEAINIAEYLENFSINDFKILVFESLDDDYSILEKYPEICPTINSIKDLKNALANNISIDRLSLKIDFGFGRNGIKSEEVDELKNLIKFNSLKFLSIFSHLFSASYTDGLEVIRKFTEVVNKLGRDNFEMVHLQNAAGIYNYDVEITTHIRTGMLTYGLQEAGFYDHDLKPVFTGLIGYVDSVRYVSELDYVAYEDLSSISPKTKKIAKIKIGYGDGFLKVNNKTTCLIKKKEYVISQVTMDNTFIEVDDRVNVGDKVHLYHRPNEMKLRTGVSMLEFLIAISPLRVKRIFKGEDN
- a CDS encoding DUF368 domain-containing protein, which gives rise to MILLFLKSIIIGVANIIPGVSGGTLAVMLNVYDPITEKIGNFFLVDRKTKLSYFFYLLVVLIGAGTGIFLFANIIRYSITNYPKITVTVFTLLILPSIPFIVKGLDYKKKKNILAFCYGAIIMIVFILLGLKFGNKTAGVVTIQLGKGVGFATSYLIKLFLCGVVAAGAMIIPGISGSLLLMMLGEYYNVVYLISSLGSSLREKSFAIFTPLVVLALGIGVGLVAFSKAINYLLRNHREFTLFFIEGIITFSIIQMWLSI
- the lgt gene encoding prolipoprotein diacylglyceryl transferase encodes the protein MNPIFLKIGPIELHYYGLMYAIAFFVGITLGKKIAKERNFDVNLVENYSFIAIISGLIGGRLYYILFNLPYYLQNPLEIPAVWHGGLAIHGGILGGIVGTLIYAKIKKINPLILGDFAAGPFILGQAIGRIGNFMNGEIHGVPTFTPFSVIFNLKPKFYEWYSHYQSLSVSDKANYPELVPWGIIFPTSSPAGSEFPNLALHPAMLYEMILNLIGFFIIWFILRKKKNKAPGYLWWWYIIIYSINRIIVSFFRVEDLMFFNFRAPHVISVILIAVSIFFLKKDNKKIF